The sequence CGGTGGCTCCGGTGACCAGGCACAGCGTGCCCGGGGCCGAGGGTCCTTGTGCGTCCGTCATCGAGTTGCTCCGATCGGGTGTCGCGGGTGCTCCCCCGGAGTTCTTCCGGGGGTACGGTCCGGCCGGATGCACGGACCGCCGCCCACGAGGTGATCGTGCGGAGCGCGAGCGCGCCTACTTCGGCATGAGGACCGTGTCGACGATGTAGACGGTGGCGTTGGCGGTGGGGACGTTGCCGCAGACCACGGTGGAGGAGCTGTTCACCTGATAGGCGGTGCCCGAGCCCTTGGTGGTGATCATTCCCTTCTGGAGGGTCTGGAAGGAACCGCTGCCCAGCTGCGTCGGGGTGAGCTTCTCGCCCACCACGTGGTAGGTGAGGATCTTGGTCAGGGTCTCCTTGTCCGCCAGGACCTTGTCCAGGTCCGCCTTCGGGATCTTCGCGAACGCGTCGTTCGTCGGCGCGAACACCGTGATGTTCTGGGCGTTGTTCAACGTGTCCACCAGCCCGGCCTTCTTCACGGCCGCGACCAGGGTCGACAGCGCCGGGTTGTTCGAGGCGGCGGTGGCGACCGGGTCCTGCGCCATGCCGTCGAAGGAACCCGCGCCGCTCTTGGGCACCGAGGCGCACGCGGTACCGAACGGAGCGTCCGTTCCCGCGCCGGTGTCGCCGATCGGATCGGGTGAAGAGACCGCGTCGGGAGCGGCGGCCCCCTCATTGCTCGTACTCTCCTCCGAACAGGCGGACAGTGCCAGCGGAAGCAGCACTGCGGCGGTCACGGCGAGGGCGGCACGACGGAAGGTGTGAATGCTCATGGTCTCTCCTGCGGCTACGGGACCCACCCATCGGTGAATCACGTCGGCCATTCGGCACGGCCCCTCATCCGGATGCCCCCCTCACCCGAACGAGTGGCAGCTCGCACAAGCTGTCGATCGACGGTCCGGGGGCTGCCGAAGGCACCGCCCGCCGCGACCCATCCGCCTGCCCCTCGGCTCCGAATGAGCCGTGCAACCGAGTACTCCTGGAGGACCTCCCCGGTGAGAGAGAACGTGCGCATAGGCCGGCATCCGTCGGCCGCTCCCGACCTGCCGGAACTGATGGGCCGGGTGGCCCGCGGTGATCAGCAGGCGTTCACGGCCGTCTTCGAGGCGGTGTCGGGTCCCGTACTGGGCCTCGTACGGACCGTGTTGCGGGACCCGGCCCAGTCCGAGGAGGTCGCCCAGGAGGTTCTGGTCGAGCTCTGGCGGACGGCCGCCCGCTACCAACCCGCGCGGGGCTCGGTGATGAACTGGGTGCTGACCCTGGCCCACCGCCGGGCCGTCGACCGGGTGCGTTCCGCGCAGGCGTCGACCAACCGCGAGAAGCGGGCGGCGTTGCTGGACCACACCACCGCCTACGACGAGGTGGTGGAGCAGGTGGAGAGCCGGCTGGAACGCGAGCAGGTACGGCGTTGTCTGCACGGACTCAGCGAGATGCAGCGCCAGGCGGTCACTCTGGCGTACTACCGCGGCCTGACCCACCGGGAGGTCGCGGAGTTGCTGGCCCTTCCGTTGGGTACCGTGAAGACACGGCTGCGCGACGGGCTCATCCGGCTTCGTGACTGCCTGGGGGTGGGCGTGTGAACACCGCGGATCTGCACACGTTGACGGGCGCGTACGTGCTCGACGCCCTGGATCCGGGCGAGCGGGCCGCCGTCGAGCGGCACCTCGCCGACTGCGCGTCCTGCGCCCAGGAGGTCCGGGAGTTCTCCGAGACCGTGACACGCCTCGGGCTCGCCGTCGCGGCGCCGCCGAGTGCCGCGCTGCGCGACGAGGTGATGCGTCGGATCGCGACGGTACGCCAGGATCCGCCCACGACGGCGCGGACCGGTCGCGGCGGCCACGTACGGCCCCGCTGGCGGCCCGTGCCGAGCTGGGCCCTGGCGGCCTGCCTCGCCGG comes from Streptomyces virginiae and encodes:
- a CDS encoding fasciclin domain-containing protein, whose product is MSIHTFRRAALAVTAAVLLPLALSACSEESTSNEGAAAPDAVSSPDPIGDTGAGTDAPFGTACASVPKSGAGSFDGMAQDPVATAASNNPALSTLVAAVKKAGLVDTLNNAQNITVFAPTNDAFAKIPKADLDKVLADKETLTKILTYHVVGEKLTPTQLGSGSFQTLQKGMITTKGSGTAYQVNSSSTVVCGNVPTANATVYIVDTVLMPK
- a CDS encoding sigma-70 family RNA polymerase sigma factor — its product is MRENVRIGRHPSAAPDLPELMGRVARGDQQAFTAVFEAVSGPVLGLVRTVLRDPAQSEEVAQEVLVELWRTAARYQPARGSVMNWVLTLAHRRAVDRVRSAQASTNREKRAALLDHTTAYDEVVEQVESRLEREQVRRCLHGLSEMQRQAVTLAYYRGLTHREVAELLALPLGTVKTRLRDGLIRLRDCLGVGV